The Aurantiacibacter gangjinensis genome includes a region encoding these proteins:
- a CDS encoding putative DNA modification/repair radical SAM protein has translation MPALDTIQKLEILADAAKYDASCASSGTAKRNSKGGKGIGSTEGMGICHAYAPDGRCISLLKILLTNHCIFDCHYCVNRKSSNVRRARFTPQEVADLTLTFYRRNYIEGLFLSSGIIKSGNHTMEMLVETARILREDHDFRGYIHLKTIPEADPELVHQAGLFADRVSINVELPTDSGLTRLAPDKNARQIEGAMGGMKSAIVQAKDERKRFRNAPRFAPGGQSTQMIVGADAASDADIVGKASRLYDNFGLRRVYYSAFSPIPDASAVLPLKRPPLMREHRLYQSDWLMRFYGFAPREVMQATEADGNLPLDIDPKLAWALKFRDAFPVDVNRAPKEKLLRVPGLGTKAVGQILASRRHRSLRLDDVAKLTVSIAKVRPFICTLDWRPTMLTDRTDLRSLLAPKQEQLELFAA, from the coding sequence ATGCCTGCGCTCGACACCATTCAAAAGCTTGAGATACTCGCCGATGCGGCGAAGTATGATGCTTCTTGCGCGTCATCCGGCACCGCCAAGCGCAATAGCAAAGGTGGAAAAGGCATTGGTTCGACCGAAGGGATGGGCATCTGCCACGCTTATGCGCCGGATGGCCGTTGCATCTCTCTGCTAAAAATCCTGCTGACCAATCACTGCATTTTCGATTGCCACTATTGCGTTAATCGCAAGAGCAGCAATGTGCGCCGCGCCCGTTTCACGCCGCAGGAAGTGGCCGACCTGACGCTGACTTTTTACCGGCGCAATTACATCGAAGGGCTGTTCCTCTCTTCCGGCATTATCAAGAGCGGCAACCACACAATGGAGATGCTGGTCGAAACTGCGCGCATCTTGCGCGAAGATCACGATTTTCGCGGTTACATCCATTTGAAAACCATTCCCGAAGCTGATCCGGAACTGGTCCATCAGGCGGGTCTCTTCGCAGATCGCGTGTCTATCAATGTGGAATTGCCAACCGATAGCGGCCTGACCCGCCTCGCGCCGGACAAGAATGCGCGCCAGATCGAAGGCGCGATGGGCGGCATGAAAAGCGCGATCGTACAGGCGAAGGATGAGCGTAAGCGCTTCCGCAATGCGCCGCGTTTCGCTCCGGGCGGCCAATCCACACAGATGATTGTAGGTGCGGATGCGGCAAGCGACGCCGATATCGTCGGCAAGGCAAGCCGGTTGTACGACAATTTCGGCCTCCGCCGCGTTTACTATTCCGCCTTTTCGCCGATCCCCGACGCAAGCGCTGTGTTGCCATTGAAGCGCCCCCCGCTGATGCGCGAGCATCGCCTCTATCAGTCGGATTGGTTGATGCGTTTCTACGGTTTTGCACCGCGCGAGGTCATGCAGGCGACTGAGGCTGATGGTAATTTGCCGCTCGATATCGATCCGAAGCTGGCTTGGGCGCTGAAATTCCGTGATGCATTTCCAGTCGATGTGAACCGCGCTCCTAAAGAGAAGCTGCTGCGCGTGCCCGGCCTTGGGACCAAGGCGGTCGGTCAGATCCTCGCGAGCCGTCGCCATCGCAGTCTGCGGTTGGATGATGTGGCAAAGCTGACTGTTTCGATCGCCAAAGTGCGCCCTTTCATTTGCACGCTCGATTGGCGGCCGACCATGCTGACTGATCGTACCGATTTGCGCTCTCTGCTCGCGCCGAAGCAGGAGCAACTCGAGCTGTTTGCCGCCTGA
- a CDS encoding UdgX family uracil-DNA binding protein (This protein belongs to the uracil DNA glycosylase superfamily, members of which act in excision repair of DNA. However, it belongs more specifically to UdgX branch, whose founding member was found to bind uracil in DNA (where it does not belong), without cleaving it, appears to promote DNA repair by a pathway involving RecA, rather than base excision.) encodes MPEPDDFAFWRDAARQLVQARIAPDQVAWSEPGSSGSLFAIGSTELPSPLPGAAVVKASKRFQSLARNAAVHSDPERFALLYEMLWRLQGNSRLMEDKADPLVRRIEEMDKAVRRDAHKMHAFVRFRKVSDEDANDHYVAWFEPDHHIVRREAGFFVRRFANMHWSILTPRGCLHWDGETLRESGPAQKADAPQGDPAEDLWRSYYASIFNPARLKIGAMLKEMPRKYWKNMPEAELIPQLIAGAQKRESQMVDAGSMVAEDRPESLEAIERAISACSRCPIGDLDNKAVMGEGPPDARLMIVGEQPGDVEDQQGRPFVGPAGQVLNAALEKIGLDREVAFVTNAVKHFKYQQRGKRRIHQSPNAKEIDLCRWWHEAEREIVKPDIVLALGASAGRAMLGRTVSISRQRGEPIALDDGSELWITAHPSYLLRLDGEAREKQVQLFEQDLRSVKERLAALAD; translated from the coding sequence ATGCCGGAGCCGGATGATTTCGCTTTCTGGCGTGATGCGGCGCGGCAGTTGGTGCAGGCCCGGATCGCGCCCGATCAGGTCGCGTGGAGCGAACCCGGCAGTTCTGGCTCGCTATTCGCTATCGGATCGACGGAACTCCCGTCACCTCTGCCAGGTGCAGCAGTCGTCAAAGCGAGCAAGCGCTTCCAGTCGCTCGCGCGCAACGCTGCGGTCCATTCCGACCCGGAACGGTTTGCGCTGCTTTACGAAATGCTTTGGCGATTGCAGGGCAACTCGCGACTCATGGAGGACAAGGCCGATCCGCTGGTCCGCCGCATCGAGGAGATGGACAAGGCCGTGCGCCGCGATGCGCATAAGATGCACGCCTTCGTCCGCTTCCGCAAAGTGTCGGATGAGGATGCAAACGATCATTATGTCGCCTGGTTCGAGCCGGACCATCATATCGTCAGGCGCGAGGCTGGCTTCTTCGTCCGCCGGTTCGCCAATATGCACTGGTCGATCCTCACTCCGCGTGGATGCCTGCATTGGGATGGCGAGACGCTGCGTGAAAGCGGCCCTGCGCAAAAGGCCGACGCGCCGCAAGGCGACCCTGCCGAGGACCTGTGGCGCAGCTATTATGCATCCATTTTCAATCCCGCGCGTTTGAAAATCGGGGCCATGCTCAAGGAGATGCCTCGAAAATATTGGAAGAACATGCCCGAGGCGGAGTTGATACCGCAGCTGATCGCGGGCGCGCAGAAGCGGGAATCGCAGATGGTGGACGCAGGATCGATGGTCGCGGAAGATCGCCCGGAGTCGTTGGAGGCGATAGAGCGCGCAATCAGCGCGTGTTCCCGCTGCCCGATCGGCGATCTCGACAATAAGGCCGTCATGGGCGAGGGACCGCCGGATGCACGGCTTATGATTGTCGGAGAGCAGCCCGGCGATGTCGAGGACCAGCAAGGTCGGCCGTTCGTCGGACCGGCAGGCCAGGTTCTCAATGCGGCGCTGGAGAAGATTGGCCTGGACCGTGAAGTGGCCTTTGTGACCAATGCGGTGAAGCACTTCAAATACCAGCAGCGCGGAAAGCGGCGCATCCACCAATCTCCCAATGCCAAGGAGATCGACTTATGCCGATGGTGGCACGAAGCCGAACGCGAGATCGTCAAACCCGATATCGTACTGGCCTTGGGAGCATCTGCGGGTCGCGCAATGCTCGGGCGCACGGTCAGCATCTCGCGTCAGCGGGGCGAGCCGATCGCGCTGGACGATGGTAGCGAGCTCTGGATTACAGCGCATCCTTCCTATCTGCTGAGGTTGGATGGAGAGGCAAGGGAGAAGCAGGTGCAACTGTTCGAGCAGGATCTGCGAAGCGTGAAGGAGCGCCTTGCCGCGCTTGCTGACTGA
- a CDS encoding extensin family protein, with product MARSGRQSSRRLFAVLALFGGLVASAYYGEQWFRENPQHNPWAPLDLREPPGLATGMKLGRLQGDADLCRSVLDRSEIAFSVLDPIGEGECFRSDRLRLDERPFAPRFPEMTCSVAASFEFWMLHHVQPAADRALGTRVSRVEQLGTYNCRRIGGGSTGRFSEHATGNAIDISAFQFDDGRRISLLEDWGEETDEGRFLQTVRDGACDAFGTVLSPEYDAAHADHFHLDQARSPGMGLCR from the coding sequence ATGGCGCGATCCGGTCGACAATCCTCGCGGCGGCTATTTGCGGTGCTTGCGCTGTTCGGGGGCCTTGTTGCCTCTGCCTATTATGGCGAGCAATGGTTTCGAGAAAATCCGCAACACAATCCGTGGGCGCCGCTCGACCTCAGAGAGCCGCCGGGTCTCGCGACCGGCATGAAGCTTGGCAGACTTCAGGGCGACGCGGATCTTTGCCGGTCCGTTCTGGACCGCAGCGAGATCGCCTTCAGTGTGCTTGACCCGATCGGGGAGGGGGAGTGCTTCCGCAGCGACCGTCTACGTTTGGACGAGCGACCCTTCGCGCCGCGGTTTCCCGAAATGACCTGTTCGGTCGCGGCAAGTTTCGAATTCTGGATGCTTCATCACGTACAACCTGCCGCAGACCGGGCACTCGGCACGAGAGTTTCGCGCGTCGAACAACTCGGAACGTATAATTGCCGCCGCATCGGTGGCGGTTCTACCGGACGGTTCAGCGAGCACGCTACGGGCAACGCGATCGACATTTCCGCCTTCCAGTTCGACGATGGGCGGCGGATTTCTCTGCTGGAAGACTGGGGTGAGGAAACGGACGAAGGTCGTTTCCTGCAAACGGTACGTGATGGCGCATGCGATGCCTTCGGCACCGTGCTGTCACCGGAATACGACGCCGCGCACGCCGATCATTTCCATTTAGACCAAGCACGAAGTCCGGGAATGGGCCTTTGCCGCTAA
- the phoB gene encoding phosphate regulon transcriptional regulator PhoB, with the protein MTTPKLLLVEDDTALAELLEYRFESEGYDVRVTADGDEAIMLAEEDAPDLVILDWMIEGTSGIEVCRRLRRDKATAHVPIIMLTAREAEDDRVRGLETGADDYITKPFSPRELLARVSAVLRRVRPALAGETIEAGDLKLDPVAHRVERRGRALQIGPTEYRLIKFFMEHPRRVFSRSQLLDAVWGTESEIEERTVDVHIRRLRKAIAVENARDPIRTVRSAGYALEPV; encoded by the coding sequence ATGACCACACCCAAATTGCTTCTCGTAGAGGATGACACGGCGCTCGCAGAGTTGCTGGAATACCGATTCGAGAGCGAGGGATATGATGTGCGCGTCACCGCCGATGGCGACGAAGCCATCATGCTGGCCGAAGAAGACGCGCCGGATCTGGTGATTCTCGACTGGATGATCGAGGGAACAAGCGGCATCGAAGTATGCCGTCGCTTGCGCCGCGACAAGGCGACCGCACATGTCCCCATCATCATGCTCACCGCGCGGGAAGCCGAGGACGACCGGGTCCGCGGGCTGGAAACAGGCGCTGACGACTACATTACAAAACCATTCTCACCGCGCGAATTGCTGGCCCGCGTATCGGCCGTGCTGCGGCGTGTGCGCCCCGCCCTCGCAGGGGAGACGATCGAAGCTGGCGATCTCAAGCTGGACCCGGTTGCGCATCGGGTGGAACGTCGCGGCCGCGCTTTGCAGATCGGCCCCACCGAATACCGCCTGATCAAGTTCTTCATGGAGCATCCGCGCCGCGTATTTTCTCGCAGCCAGCTTCTCGATGCTGTCTGGGGCACGGAAAGCGAAATCGAAGAGCGAACGGTGGATGTCCACATCCGCCGCCTGCGCAAGGCTATCGCTGTCGAGAATGCGCGCGATCCCATCCGCACTGTGCGTTCTGCGGGCTACGCACTCGAGCCCGTATAA
- the phoU gene encoding phosphate signaling complex protein PhoU, translating into MSDHTVKAFDEDITRLRGLIAEMGGLAEVAIQQSLDALVRGDEELAAEIVERDAKLDALESEVDDMAVRLLALRAPMADDLREIVAALKIGGVVERIGDYAKNIAKRTGRIDGRSRFEPLTLLPAMAELAAEMVHDVLTAYAARDPVLAREVIERDDKVDAFYDSIFRNLVSHMVENPATISSAAQLLFVARNIERIGDHATNVAEMVHYAATGEYPDDVE; encoded by the coding sequence ATGAGCGACCACACAGTCAAGGCTTTCGACGAGGACATCACGCGGCTGCGGGGTCTCATCGCCGAAATGGGCGGCCTTGCCGAAGTGGCCATCCAGCAATCGCTCGACGCGCTTGTGCGCGGGGACGAAGAGCTGGCAGCCGAAATCGTAGAGCGCGATGCCAAGCTGGATGCGCTCGAGTCAGAAGTCGACGATATGGCCGTGCGCCTGCTCGCTCTGCGCGCTCCGATGGCGGATGATCTGCGCGAAATCGTGGCCGCCCTGAAGATCGGCGGCGTAGTGGAGCGCATCGGCGACTACGCCAAGAACATCGCCAAGCGCACCGGGCGAATCGACGGTCGCAGCCGCTTCGAGCCGCTAACGCTCCTGCCTGCCATGGCGGAACTGGCTGCGGAAATGGTCCACGACGTTCTCACCGCCTATGCCGCGCGCGACCCGGTCTTGGCCCGCGAGGTCATCGAGCGTGACGACAAGGTAGACGCTTTCTACGACAGCATCTTTCGCAACCTTGTCAGTCACATGGTAGAAAATCCGGCGACGATCAGCAGCGCAGCGCAATTGCTGTTTGTCGCGCGGAATATCGAGCGGATCGGCGATCACGCCACGAACGTTGCCGAAATGGTGCATTACGCGGCGACGGGCGAGTATCCCGACGACGTGGAGTGA
- the pstB gene encoding phosphate ABC transporter ATP-binding protein PstB, giving the protein MRAQGVDVYYGDKRAIDDVSIDIYTEYVTAFIGPSGCGKSTFLRALNRMNDTIPSASVKGRIELDGDDIYASGMDVVQLRARVGMVFQKPNPFPKSIYENIAYGPRIHGLAENRNDVDEIVEKSLRRAGLWEEVKDRLQDSGTALSGGQQQRLCIARAIAVDPEVILMDEPCSALDPIATAKIEELIDELRGRYGIVIVTHSMQQAARVSQRTAFFHLGKMVEYGHTSDIFTNPREKRTQDYITGRYG; this is encoded by the coding sequence ATGCGCGCGCAGGGCGTGGATGTCTACTACGGCGACAAGCGGGCAATCGACGATGTCTCCATCGACATCTACACCGAATATGTGACCGCCTTTATCGGGCCGTCGGGCTGCGGCAAGTCGACGTTCCTGCGTGCTCTCAATCGCATGAACGACACCATCCCGTCAGCAAGCGTGAAGGGCCGGATCGAGCTCGATGGCGACGATATTTATGCCAGCGGAATGGATGTCGTGCAGTTGCGCGCGCGCGTGGGCATGGTTTTCCAGAAGCCCAATCCATTCCCTAAATCCATCTACGAGAACATCGCTTACGGGCCTAGGATCCATGGCCTTGCCGAGAACAGGAACGACGTCGACGAGATCGTCGAGAAGAGCCTGCGCCGTGCGGGCCTGTGGGAAGAGGTGAAGGATCGCTTGCAGGATTCCGGCACAGCGCTATCAGGCGGCCAGCAGCAGCGCCTGTGCATTGCACGCGCGATCGCCGTCGATCCCGAAGTCATCCTGATGGACGAGCCATGTTCGGCGCTCGATCCGATCGCCACGGCGAAGATCGAGGAATTGATTGACGAACTGCGCGGTCGATATGGTATCGTGATTGTCACCCACTCGATGCAGCAAGCCGCGCGCGTGTCTCAGCGCACAGCGTTTTTCCACCTCGGCAAGATGGTGGAATATGGACATACGTCGGACATATTCACTAATCCGCGTGAGAAGCGCACGCAGGATTACATCACGGGTAGATACGGATAA
- the pstA gene encoding phosphate ABC transporter permease PstA has translation MSDRVQPTRTPAFEARLKKRYAAERRFKMLGLSAIVFSVAVLIFLLGNMTLNGLGGFQRAEMKVEIDLPEMGLSLPPSMQDANTAARALETQGLRDVVAFSASESLGDEAAQHLNAEAWRIVAQEIIADPSLLQREETFWLPVTEDLASAYAEDGQLALQPLARQLAEDGVLEDRFDPGFMTRADATDPQLVGIWGALKGSILTMIVTLLLAFPIGVLAALYLEEYAPKNRWTDVIEVSINNLAAVPSIIFGLLGLAVFLTIFPGYRSAPLIGGMTLALMTMPVIVISGRNAIKAVPPSIRDGALAVGASPVQVVFHHVLPLALPGILTGTIIGMARALGETAPLLLIGMRAFIATPPTGFTDNATVLPMQIFLWSDEIDRGFVERTSAAIIVLLIFLLLMNGLAIYLRNRFEKRW, from the coding sequence ATGAGTGACCGGGTTCAACCGACACGCACGCCCGCCTTCGAAGCGCGGCTGAAAAAGCGGTATGCGGCAGAGCGTCGGTTCAAGATGCTTGGCTTGTCCGCCATCGTTTTTTCCGTCGCCGTGCTGATTTTCCTGCTGGGGAACATGACCCTGAATGGCCTTGGCGGCTTCCAGCGCGCCGAGATGAAGGTCGAGATAGACTTGCCCGAAATGGGCCTGTCGCTTCCGCCCTCCATGCAGGATGCAAATACCGCTGCGCGCGCGCTCGAGACGCAAGGCCTGCGCGATGTCGTGGCATTCAGCGCGAGCGAGAGCCTGGGCGATGAAGCGGCCCAGCACTTGAATGCCGAAGCATGGCGCATCGTCGCGCAAGAGATCATTGCCGATCCCTCGCTCTTGCAGCGCGAAGAGACATTCTGGCTTCCTGTTACCGAAGACCTGGCGAGCGCCTATGCCGAGGATGGCCAATTGGCCCTGCAACCCCTTGCAAGGCAGCTGGCCGAGGATGGTGTGCTGGAAGACCGTTTCGATCCCGGGTTCATGACCCGAGCGGACGCCACCGATCCGCAGCTCGTCGGGATCTGGGGTGCGCTCAAGGGCTCGATCCTTACCATGATCGTCACCCTCCTGCTCGCCTTCCCGATCGGTGTGCTGGCGGCGCTCTATTTGGAGGAATACGCGCCGAAGAATCGCTGGACTGACGTTATCGAAGTCTCGATCAACAATCTGGCAGCGGTGCCGTCGATCATTTTCGGTCTTTTGGGTCTGGCTGTCTTCCTCACGATCTTCCCCGGCTACCGCTCGGCACCGTTGATCGGCGGCATGACGCTCGCGCTGATGACCATGCCGGTGATCGTGATTTCCGGCCGCAACGCCATCAAGGCGGTGCCACCCTCCATCCGCGACGGTGCCCTGGCCGTTGGTGCCAGCCCAGTGCAAGTGGTTTTCCATCATGTCCTTCCGCTCGCCCTGCCCGGCATCCTGACCGGCACGATTATCGGCATGGCCCGCGCCTTGGGTGAGACCGCGCCGCTGCTGCTGATCGGTATGCGCGCCTTTATCGCAACGCCGCCGACCGGCTTCACCGATAACGCCACCGTACTGCCGATGCAGATCTTCCTGTGGTCCGACGAGATCGACCGCGGCTTCGTCGAGCGCACCAGTGCGGCGATTATCGTGCTATTGATATTCCTGCTGCTGATGAACGGCCTCGCCATTTATCTGCGCAACAGGTTCGAAAAGAGATGGTGA
- the pstC gene encoding phosphate ABC transporter permease subunit PstC: MSPVLPLLLALGLGLAGWLVARARAWGFKRSAKDGRIASLPTYHAWYAALWIAVPVVLFYLLWDAVAGQLVIAHVLASPEAQVLPDFGLRRDTILNEAFAIAAGNDVRTPNPDALALAEPIREAQSRYGMIGIVVSLLIAGAGAAWAFLRLKPDFTARTRVERLVLIGLLLASLVAILTTLGIFVTLVFETVRFFGMVSPIDFLFGTQWNPDPMSNPDNPEGDRYGAIPLFWGTLFIGAIIAMIVAIPLGMMSAIYLTQYAPPKLRAWVKPALEVLAGVPTVVYGYFAALTIAPAIRDFGLSVGFANPSSESALAAGLVMGVMIIPFVSSMADDSIAAVPQAMRDGSLAMGATTNETIRRVLVPAALPGIVGGVMLAISRAIGETMIVVMAASTAANLTANPLEAMTTVTVQIVSLLTGEGSFDHPATLAAFALGFVLFMVTLVLNFIALRVVKRFREAYE; this comes from the coding sequence ATGTCACCAGTCCTGCCGCTTCTCCTTGCCCTCGGGCTCGGGCTTGCCGGTTGGCTGGTGGCCCGTGCGCGTGCGTGGGGCTTCAAACGGTCCGCCAAGGATGGGCGGATCGCTTCGCTCCCGACATATCACGCATGGTACGCCGCGCTGTGGATCGCGGTGCCCGTGGTGCTGTTCTACCTGCTGTGGGATGCCGTCGCGGGGCAGCTGGTGATTGCCCATGTGCTCGCCAGTCCGGAAGCGCAGGTGCTGCCGGATTTCGGCCTGCGGCGCGATACCATCCTCAATGAAGCGTTCGCCATTGCCGCCGGCAATGACGTGCGCACGCCCAACCCCGATGCCCTCGCGCTGGCAGAGCCGATCCGCGAGGCGCAATCGCGCTACGGCATGATCGGCATCGTGGTCAGCCTGCTGATTGCAGGTGCTGGCGCAGCATGGGCCTTCCTGCGCCTGAAGCCAGATTTCACTGCCCGCACGCGGGTCGAGCGCCTGGTGCTGATCGGCCTCTTGCTGGCCTCGCTTGTCGCAATCCTGACCACGCTTGGCATTTTCGTGACCCTCGTGTTCGAGACGGTCCGGTTCTTCGGCATGGTCTCGCCGATCGATTTCCTCTTCGGCACCCAGTGGAACCCTGACCCGATGAGCAATCCGGACAATCCGGAAGGCGACCGTTATGGCGCCATCCCGCTGTTCTGGGGTACGCTTTTCATCGGTGCGATTATCGCAATGATCGTCGCCATCCCGCTTGGCATGATGAGTGCCATCTACCTCACGCAATACGCACCGCCCAAGCTGCGCGCATGGGTCAAACCGGCGCTAGAAGTGCTCGCCGGTGTGCCGACCGTCGTTTACGGCTACTTCGCCGCGCTCACCATTGCGCCCGCTATTCGGGATTTCGGACTCAGCGTCGGCTTCGCCAACCCGTCGAGCGAAAGCGCCTTGGCAGCCGGCCTCGTTATGGGCGTGATGATCATTCCCTTTGTCTCCTCCATGGCGGACGATTCCATCGCCGCAGTCCCCCAAGCCATGCGCGACGGTTCACTGGCCATGGGCGCGACGACCAATGAGACGATCCGGCGCGTGCTGGTCCCTGCTGCGCTCCCCGGCATCGTCGGAGGGGTGATGCTGGCGATCAGCCGCGCAATCGGCGAAACGATGATCGTGGTGATGGCTGCCTCCACCGCCGCCAATCTGACTGCCAATCCTTTGGAAGCGATGACGACTGTGACCGTGCAGATCGTGTCGCTGCTGACCGGCGAAGGCAGCTTCGACCATCCGGCCACGCTGGCGGCTTTCGCGCTTGGCTTTGTGCTGTTCATGGTCACGCTGGTGCTGAACTTTATCGCCCTGCGCGTCGTGAAAAGGTTCCGAGAAGCGTATGAGTGA
- a CDS encoding substrate-binding domain-containing protein: MKKITIAAVALAATALTACGNQPGADSGREGIHAVGSSTVFPFARRVSEIFSRENPDFAAASIESTGTGGGMALFCSGTGFDTPDMVNASRRMKPGEFETCQENGVTEITELQVGMDGIAIASAIGGIQMDLSPEIMYRALAANPYGEEQTNTNWSDVDPSLPDLPILVYGPPTTSGTRDAFNELIMLVGCEANEEFAATEEADEDAFERTCTEMRSDGAFVDQGEQDNLIVQKIEGNTNSVGIFGYSYLEENSDRVRGQSINGVEPTYENIASFEYPGARPLYVYVKKEHVGVIPGLAEFLQTWAANWGEDGPLAQIGLVTNRGEVMAQMTNAIDELPNLTAEDLQ; the protein is encoded by the coding sequence ATGAAGAAGATTACCATTGCAGCCGTCGCGCTGGCCGCGACTGCCCTTACCGCCTGTGGCAACCAGCCCGGCGCCGATAGCGGTCGTGAAGGCATCCACGCCGTCGGCTCCTCCACCGTGTTTCCTTTCGCGCGCCGCGTGTCGGAAATCTTCAGCCGCGAAAACCCGGATTTCGCCGCAGCCTCGATCGAATCGACCGGCACTGGCGGCGGCATGGCGCTGTTCTGCAGCGGCACAGGCTTCGACACGCCCGACATGGTCAACGCCTCGCGTCGCATGAAGCCGGGTGAGTTCGAGACCTGTCAGGAGAACGGCGTCACCGAAATCACCGAGCTACAGGTCGGCATGGACGGTATCGCCATCGCATCGGCAATCGGCGGAATCCAGATGGATCTCTCGCCCGAGATTATGTACCGCGCGCTGGCTGCCAACCCATATGGCGAAGAGCAGACAAACACGAACTGGAGCGATGTCGATCCCTCTCTGCCCGACCTGCCGATCCTCGTTTACGGCCCGCCGACCACCTCCGGCACGCGCGACGCTTTCAACGAGCTGATCATGCTGGTCGGCTGCGAGGCGAATGAAGAATTTGCTGCCACCGAAGAAGCCGACGAAGACGCGTTCGAGCGTACCTGCACCGAAATGCGCTCCGACGGCGCGTTTGTGGACCAGGGCGAGCAGGACAACCTGATCGTCCAGAAGATCGAAGGCAACACCAACTCGGTGGGCATTTTCGGCTACAGCTATCTCGAAGAGAACTCCGACCGCGTGCGCGGCCAGAGCATCAACGGCGTCGAGCCGACTTACGAGAACATCGCCAGCTTCGAATATCCCGGCGCGCGTCCTCTCTACGTGTACGTGAAGAAAGAGCATGTCGGCGTAATCCCGGGCTTGGCAGAATTCCTGCAGACCTGGGCTGCGAATTGGGGAGAAGACGGACCTCTCGCCCAGATCGGCCTTGTCACCAACCGTGGCGAGGTTATGGCGCAGATGACCAATGCCATCGACGAGCTGCCGAATCTGACGGCAGAAGACCTTCAGTAA